A single bacterium DNA region contains:
- a CDS encoding ROK family transcriptional regulator, translating to MARNDFPKGSSQYINKLNKIKILNLIRENGKISRADLAKNSGISAPTVTRIIDSLINEEGLVHEVGEGVSRGGRKPMLLEFSGADNFVIGIDLGATNIYGMLSNLNAETIAEVRQPTDVDEGFEEIVDKISNVIAELLQHYKIQRKRIFGIGMAVAGLINKIDNIIEYSPDFHWNNVDIITELGKKTDLPIIIDNVTRCMAFGEMCYGIGRECNNFIVVNVGYGIGAGIIINGKPLYGARGMAGEFGHLTLQKDSSIRCECGNYGCLEALASGRAIAITAQSELQNGAKSVLLSRCNGDLKSITTEMVSNAAKDGDEVAKRVFDHAAEYIGIGIAGLVNIFSPEAVIIGGGVSQAGDLLFDTLKRVVNERSLHAISKNLRILPAEFGIKAAVKGSIALILNEILNLNHNTDV from the coding sequence ATGGCACGAAATGATTTTCCTAAGGGTAGTTCACAATACATTAATAAATTGAATAAAATTAAAATCCTCAATCTGATTCGTGAAAACGGAAAGATTTCCCGTGCAGATTTAGCTAAAAATAGTGGTATAAGCGCACCTACAGTTACCCGTATTATTGACAGCTTAATAAATGAAGAGGGACTGGTACATGAAGTGGGTGAGGGCGTATCCAGGGGAGGGCGAAAACCCATGTTATTGGAGTTCTCAGGAGCGGATAATTTTGTCATTGGTATCGATCTCGGAGCAACAAATATATATGGGATGCTGTCGAATTTAAATGCGGAAACAATTGCTGAAGTCCGTCAACCAACTGATGTTGATGAGGGGTTTGAAGAAATTGTTGATAAAATTTCTAATGTCATTGCAGAGCTCTTACAACACTATAAAATTCAAAGAAAACGTATTTTCGGGATTGGGATGGCAGTTGCCGGACTGATCAATAAAATAGATAATATCATAGAGTATTCACCTGATTTTCACTGGAATAATGTTGATATTATTACCGAACTCGGGAAGAAAACTGATTTGCCGATAATAATCGATAATGTGACGAGGTGCATGGCTTTTGGAGAGATGTGCTATGGTATTGGTCGTGAGTGTAATAATTTTATTGTTGTAAACGTGGGATATGGGATTGGTGCCGGAATTATTATAAATGGAAAACCTCTTTATGGGGCACGTGGAATGGCTGGAGAATTTGGTCATTTAACTTTACAGAAAGATAGTTCGATCCGATGTGAGTGTGGGAATTACGGCTGTTTAGAGGCGCTTGCATCAGGTAGGGCCATTGCAATAACAGCTCAATCAGAACTTCAGAACGGAGCCAAAAGTGTGTTACTTAGCAGGTGTAATGGTGATTTGAAGAGTATCACGACTGAGATGGTTTCTAATGCTGCTAAAGATGGAGACGAAGTAGCAAAAAGAGTATTTGACCATGCTGCTGAGTATATAGGTATAGGTATCGCCGGATTGGTTAATATCTTCAGTCCAGAAGCTGTAATAATTGGTGGAGGTGTATCACAGGCAGGAGATCTATTATTTGACACACTAAAACGGGTGGTTAATGAACGATCTTTGCATGCTATCTCAAAAAACTTAAGAATTTTACCGGCAGAATTCGGTATAAAAGCAGCAGTAAAGGGTTCTATAGCGCTGATTTTAAACGAAATATTGAATTTAAATCATAATACGGATGTATAA
- a CDS encoding glycoside hydrolase family 3 C-terminal domain-containing protein produces the protein PNFHNPLGIGSFELDEEEIENFQKLRPWENLEYWEGGCLDGGWWNEALHGVARAGLATAFPQAIGLGSTWDPDLIKKMAAVISDEARIHNKIYGKKLTYWSPTINILRDPRWGRTEESYSEDPYLLSRMAVSFVKGFQGNDKKYLKAIATVKHFVANNSEFNRHTGSSDMPERQLHEYYLPAFKAAIMEGGAFSVMGAYNSLNGIPCCANSWLLTDILRNQWGFQGYVVSDCGAVSDIVHGHSFELDPEKAVAAAVKAGCDLECETCEKEQFMYDKYLLNAVKKGYISEQAIDTAVTRLFRARFKLGEFDTPESVPYTKIPVMQLDSKEHRKLALKIARESMVLLKNENSLLPLDASKIKQVAVIGPNGDVAELGGYSGTPSFTVSPLEGIREKFGRQRVDFEIGCGLLESYPGGFERAMQAAANSDVAIVVLGTNLNMANEGLDRKKLGLPDVQIQLLKEVYQSNPNTILVLINGNPLSIRWAKENIPAIIEAWYPGQSGGTAIADVLFGGYNPGGRMPVTVYKSAEQLPPIDDYDITKGRTYWYFKGEVLYPFGHGLSYTTFEYCDLKIKKKIYFKKEDKLKVQFYVKNVGNVGGDEVVQLYIRNVKSKYNHPNQKLRRFKRLYIGAGEKALIIFKLDENDFSYWDPVKKEWAVEKGEFEIMVGSSSKDMRQQKNIFVEE, from the coding sequence CCCAATTTTCATAACCCATTGGGTATTGGTTCTTTCGAATTAGATGAGGAAGAAATTGAGAATTTCCAAAAACTCAGACCTTGGGAAAATCTTGAATATTGGGAAGGCGGATGCCTTGATGGCGGCTGGTGGAATGAAGCACTACATGGAGTGGCACGAGCCGGGCTTGCAACTGCATTCCCGCAGGCTATCGGCCTGGGAAGTACCTGGGATCCTGATCTGATAAAAAAAATGGCAGCAGTGATTTCCGATGAAGCCAGGATCCATAATAAAATTTACGGGAAAAAACTTACTTACTGGTCTCCTACTATAAATATTCTGCGTGATCCGAGATGGGGAAGAACCGAAGAATCTTACAGTGAAGATCCTTACCTTCTTTCAAGAATGGCTGTTTCTTTTGTAAAAGGATTTCAAGGGAATGATAAAAAATATCTAAAAGCAATTGCCACTGTAAAGCATTTTGTTGCTAATAACAGTGAATTTAACCGACATACAGGTTCGTCCGATATGCCTGAAAGGCAATTGCACGAGTACTATCTCCCTGCTTTCAAAGCAGCAATTATGGAAGGAGGAGCTTTTTCTGTGATGGGTGCTTATAATTCCTTAAATGGCATACCTTGCTGTGCAAATTCGTGGTTGTTAACTGATATTCTGCGAAATCAATGGGGATTCCAGGGATATGTTGTTTCTGACTGCGGAGCTGTTAGTGACATAGTTCACGGACATAGTTTTGAGCTTGATCCTGAAAAGGCTGTTGCAGCAGCAGTTAAAGCAGGTTGTGATCTGGAATGCGAAACATGTGAGAAAGAGCAGTTTATGTATGATAAATATCTTTTAAACGCAGTAAAAAAAGGATACATATCAGAACAAGCGATTGATACTGCTGTAACACGGCTTTTCAGAGCACGGTTTAAACTTGGAGAATTTGATACTCCGGAAAGTGTGCCGTATACAAAAATACCTGTGATGCAACTAGATTCAAAAGAACATCGGAAATTGGCTTTAAAGATTGCAAGAGAATCTATGGTGCTTTTAAAGAATGAGAACAGTCTTCTTCCACTGGATGCCTCGAAAATAAAACAGGTGGCAGTTATCGGTCCAAATGGTGATGTAGCTGAACTGGGTGGATATAGCGGTACGCCTTCTTTTACAGTATCTCCGTTAGAAGGCATAAGGGAAAAATTTGGAAGACAAAGAGTAGATTTTGAGATAGGCTGTGGATTACTTGAATCATACCCCGGCGGTTTTGAAAGGGCAATGCAGGCAGCAGCCAATTCCGATGTGGCAATTGTAGTCCTTGGCACCAACCTAAACATGGCCAATGAAGGGTTGGATCGAAAAAAATTGGGCCTGCCGGATGTTCAGATTCAACTTTTAAAGGAAGTTTATCAATCTAATCCTAATACAATACTTGTATTGATAAACGGAAACCCTCTATCTATCAGATGGGCAAAGGAAAATATTCCAGCAATAATTGAAGCATGGTATCCTGGTCAATCAGGAGGAACAGCAATAGCAGATGTTCTTTTTGGCGGCTACAATCCGGGTGGAAGAATGCCGGTTACAGTGTATAAATCTGCAGAACAACTGCCGCCAATAGATGATTATGATATTACAAAAGGAAGAACATACTGGTATTTTAAGGGGGAGGTGCTCTATCCCTTTGGACATGGACTGAGTTATACAACTTTTGAATATTGTGATTTGAAGATAAAAAAGAAGATTTATTTTAAAAAAGAGGACAAATTAAAGGTACAGTTTTACGTGAAAAATGTGGGTAATGTGGGGGGAGATGAAGTAGTGCAACTGTACATTAGAAACGTTAAATCGAAATATAATCATCCGAATCAGAAACTTAGACGATTTAAAAGATTATATATTGGTGCAGGAGAGAAAGCATTGATTATTTTTAAACTGGATGAAAATGATTTTTCGTATTGGGATCCGGTAAAGAAAGAATGGGCAGTGGAAAAAGGTGAATTCGAAATAATGGTTGGTAGTTCGAGTAAAGATATGCGTCAACAAAAAAATATTTTTGTTGAAGAATAA
- a CDS encoding L-rhamnose mutarotase — MVIQVKTDKIDEYKKLHADTNPGVRDLLAKYNMHNFSIFLTEMNGKWYEFGYYEYTGDDFDGDMAKLAKEPRNIEWLKVCDPLQIPLPGEKGWREMERVYYNQ, encoded by the coding sequence ATGGTAATACAGGTTAAAACTGATAAGATTGATGAGTATAAAAAATTACATGCTGATACTAACCCCGGGGTTCGTGATCTTTTGGCAAAATATAATATGCATAATTTCTCCATTTTCTTGACCGAAATGAATGGGAAATGGTATGAGTTCGGATACTATGAATACACTGGTGATGACTTTGATGGAGACATGGCAAAACTTGCAAAAGAACCTAGAAATATAGAATGGCTTAAAGTTTGTGACCCATTACAGATTCCGTTGCCAGGTGAAAAAGGATGGAGAGAAATGGAGCGAGTATATTATAATCAATAA